One Bos taurus isolate L1 Dominette 01449 registration number 42190680 breed Hereford chromosome 16, ARS-UCD2.0, whole genome shotgun sequence DNA window includes the following coding sequences:
- the ATAD3A gene encoding ATPase family AAA domain-containing protein 3 isoform X1: MSWLFGIKGSKGEGTGPPLPLPPVQPGGEGSGDGGAGDRPGPKDKWSNFDPTGLERAAKAARELEHSRHAKEALSLAQMQEQTLQLEHQAKLKEYEAAVEQLKGDQIRVQAEERRKTLSEETRQHQARAQYQDKLARQRYEDQLKQQQLLNEENLRKQEESVQKQEALRRATVEREMELRHKNEMLRVEAEARARAKAERENADIIREQIRLKAAEHRQTILESIRTAGTLFGEGFRAFVTDWDKVTATVAGLTLLAVGIYSAKNATSVAGRYIEARLGKPSLVRETSRITVLEALRHPIQVSRRLLSKPQDALEGVVLSPSLEARVRDIAIATRNTKKNKSLYRNVLMYGPPGTGKTLFAKKLALHSGMDYAIMTGGDVAPMGRDGVTAMHKVFDWASTSRRGLLLFVDEADAFLRKRATEKISEDLRATLNAFLHRTGQHSSKFMLVLASNQPEQFDWAINDRIDEMVSFELPQREERERLVRMYFDKYVLKPATEGKQHHSGTPHRRLKLAQFDYGKKCSEIAQLTEGMSGREISQLAVAWQAMAYASEDGVLTEAMMDARVQDAIQQHRQKMQWLKAEGSQPPTLRTQAE, from the exons ATGTCCTGGCTCTTCGGCATCAAGGGTTCCAAGGGCGAAGGCACGGGGCCACCTCTGCCCCTGCCGCCCGTACAGCCCGGAGGCGAAGGCAGCGGGGACGGCGGCGCGGGGGACCGGCCGGGGCCCAAGGACAAATGGAGCAACTTCGACCCGACGGGCCTGGAGCGTGCGGCCAAGGCGGCGCGAGAGCTGGAGCACTCGC GACACGCCAAGGAGGCGCTGAGTCTGGCTCAGATGCAGGAGCAGACACTTCAGCTGGAACATCAAGCCAAGCTCAAG GAGTACGAGGCCGCAGTGGAGCAGCTGAAGGGTGATCAGATCCGAGTGCAGGCTGAGGAGCGGAGGAAGACCCTGAGTGAGGAGACGCGGCAGCACCAGGCT AGGGCCCAGTACCAGGACAAGCTGGCCCGGCAGCGCTACGAGGACCAGCTAAAGCAGCAG CAACTTCTCAATGAGGAAAACTTACGGAAGCAAGAGGAATCTGTGCAGAAACAGGAGGCCCTGCGGCGAG CCACCGTGGAGCGGGAGATGGAGCTGCGGCACAAGAATGAGATGCTGCGGGTGGAGGCCGAGGCGCGCGCCCGGGCCAAGGCCGAGCGCGAGAACGCTGATATCATCCGAGAGCAGATCCGCCTGAAGGCCGCTGAGCACCGCCAGACCATCCTAGAGTCCATCAG GACAGCAGGCACCCTGTTTGGTGAAGGGTTCCGTGCCTTTGTGACAGACTGGGACAAAGTGACAGCCACG GTGGCCGGGCTGACGCTGCTGGCTGTTGGGATCTATTCCGCCAAGAACGCCACGTCCGTAGCAGGGCGGTACATTGAGGCCCGGCTGGGGAAGCCGTCCCTGGTGCGGGAGACATCTCGCATCACGGTGCTGGAGGCGCTGAGGCACCCCATACAG GTCAGCAGGCGCCTCCTCAGTAAACCTCAGGACGCGTTGGAGGGTGTTGTCCTCAGC CCCAGCCTGGAGGCTCGCGTGCGGGACATTGCCATCGCCACAAGGAACACCAAGAAGAACAAAAGTCTGTACCGAAATGTTCTGATGTACGGGCCACCCGGTACGGGCAAAACGCTGTTTGCCAAG AAACTGGCGCTGCACTCCGGTATGGACTACGCCATCATGACGGGCGGGGATGTGGCCCCCATGGGGCGGGACGGCGTGACGGCCATGCACAAGGTCTTCGACTGGGCCAGCACCAGCCGGCGAGG CCTCCTGCTCTTCGTGGACGAAGCGGACGCCTTTCTCAGGAAGCGAGCGACT GAGAAGATCAGTGAGGACCTCAGGGCCACCCTGAACGCCTTCCTGCACCGCACGGGCCAGCACAGCAGCAA GTTCATGCTGGTCCTGGCCAGCAACCAGCCCGAGCAATTCGACTGGGCCATCAACGACCGCATCGATGAGATGGTCAGCTTTGAGCTGCCGCAGCGGGAGGAGCGGGAGCGCCTGGTGAGAATGTATTTTGACAAGTATGTTCTTAAACCGGCTACAGAAGGAAAGCA GCATCACTCAGGAACTCCTCACAGGCGCTTGAAGCTGGCCCAGTTTGACTATGGAAAGAAGTGCTCGGAGATTGCGCAGCTGACGGAGGGCATGTCAGGCCGGGAGATCTCTCAGCTCGCTGTGGCGTGGCAG GCCATGGCATATGCCTCTGAGGACGGGGTCCTCACTGAGGCCATGATGGACGCCCGGGTTCAGGATGCCATCCAGCAACACAGGCAGAAGATGCAGTGGCTGAAGGCAGAGGGGAGCCAGCCGCCAACCCTGCGCACACAAGCTGAGTGA
- the ATAD3A gene encoding ATPase family AAA domain-containing protein 3 isoform X2: protein MQEQTLQLEHQAKLKEYEAAVEQLKGDQIRVQAEERRKTLSEETRQHQARAQYQDKLARQRYEDQLKQQQLLNEENLRKQEESVQKQEALRRATVEREMELRHKNEMLRVEAEARARAKAERENADIIREQIRLKAAEHRQTILESIRTAGTLFGEGFRAFVTDWDKVTATVAGLTLLAVGIYSAKNATSVAGRYIEARLGKPSLVRETSRITVLEALRHPIQVSRRLLSKPQDALEGVVLSPSLEARVRDIAIATRNTKKNKSLYRNVLMYGPPGTGKTLFAKKLALHSGMDYAIMTGGDVAPMGRDGVTAMHKVFDWASTSRRGLLLFVDEADAFLRKRATEKISEDLRATLNAFLHRTGQHSSKFMLVLASNQPEQFDWAINDRIDEMVSFELPQREERERLVRMYFDKYVLKPATEGKQHHSGTPHRRLKLAQFDYGKKCSEIAQLTEGMSGREISQLAVAWQAMAYASEDGVLTEAMMDARVQDAIQQHRQKMQWLKAEGSQPPTLRTQAE from the exons ATGCAGGAGCAGACACTTCAGCTGGAACATCAAGCCAAGCTCAAG GAGTACGAGGCCGCAGTGGAGCAGCTGAAGGGTGATCAGATCCGAGTGCAGGCTGAGGAGCGGAGGAAGACCCTGAGTGAGGAGACGCGGCAGCACCAGGCT AGGGCCCAGTACCAGGACAAGCTGGCCCGGCAGCGCTACGAGGACCAGCTAAAGCAGCAG CAACTTCTCAATGAGGAAAACTTACGGAAGCAAGAGGAATCTGTGCAGAAACAGGAGGCCCTGCGGCGAG CCACCGTGGAGCGGGAGATGGAGCTGCGGCACAAGAATGAGATGCTGCGGGTGGAGGCCGAGGCGCGCGCCCGGGCCAAGGCCGAGCGCGAGAACGCTGATATCATCCGAGAGCAGATCCGCCTGAAGGCCGCTGAGCACCGCCAGACCATCCTAGAGTCCATCAG GACAGCAGGCACCCTGTTTGGTGAAGGGTTCCGTGCCTTTGTGACAGACTGGGACAAAGTGACAGCCACG GTGGCCGGGCTGACGCTGCTGGCTGTTGGGATCTATTCCGCCAAGAACGCCACGTCCGTAGCAGGGCGGTACATTGAGGCCCGGCTGGGGAAGCCGTCCCTGGTGCGGGAGACATCTCGCATCACGGTGCTGGAGGCGCTGAGGCACCCCATACAG GTCAGCAGGCGCCTCCTCAGTAAACCTCAGGACGCGTTGGAGGGTGTTGTCCTCAGC CCCAGCCTGGAGGCTCGCGTGCGGGACATTGCCATCGCCACAAGGAACACCAAGAAGAACAAAAGTCTGTACCGAAATGTTCTGATGTACGGGCCACCCGGTACGGGCAAAACGCTGTTTGCCAAG AAACTGGCGCTGCACTCCGGTATGGACTACGCCATCATGACGGGCGGGGATGTGGCCCCCATGGGGCGGGACGGCGTGACGGCCATGCACAAGGTCTTCGACTGGGCCAGCACCAGCCGGCGAGG CCTCCTGCTCTTCGTGGACGAAGCGGACGCCTTTCTCAGGAAGCGAGCGACT GAGAAGATCAGTGAGGACCTCAGGGCCACCCTGAACGCCTTCCTGCACCGCACGGGCCAGCACAGCAGCAA GTTCATGCTGGTCCTGGCCAGCAACCAGCCCGAGCAATTCGACTGGGCCATCAACGACCGCATCGATGAGATGGTCAGCTTTGAGCTGCCGCAGCGGGAGGAGCGGGAGCGCCTGGTGAGAATGTATTTTGACAAGTATGTTCTTAAACCGGCTACAGAAGGAAAGCA GCATCACTCAGGAACTCCTCACAGGCGCTTGAAGCTGGCCCAGTTTGACTATGGAAAGAAGTGCTCGGAGATTGCGCAGCTGACGGAGGGCATGTCAGGCCGGGAGATCTCTCAGCTCGCTGTGGCGTGGCAG GCCATGGCATATGCCTCTGAGGACGGGGTCCTCACTGAGGCCATGATGGACGCCCGGGTTCAGGATGCCATCCAGCAACACAGGCAGAAGATGCAGTGGCTGAAGGCAGAGGGGAGCCAGCCGCCAACCCTGCGCACACAAGCTGAGTGA
- the ATAD3A gene encoding ATPase family AAA domain-containing protein 3 yields MSWLFGIKGSKGEGTGPPLPLPPVQPGGEGSGDGGAGDRPGPKDKWSNFDPTGLERAAKAARELEHSRHAKEALSLAQMQEQTLQLEHQAKLKEYEAAVEQLKGDQIRVQAEERRKTLSEETRQHQARAQYQDKLARQRYEDQLKQQQLLNEENLRKQEESVQKQEALRRATVEREMELRHKNEMLRVEAEARARAKAERENADIIREQIRLKAAEHRQTILESIRTAGTLFGEGFRAFVTDWDKVTATVAGLTLLAVGIYSAKNATSVAGRYIEARLGKPSLVRETSRITVLEALRHPIQVSRRLLSKPQDALEGVVLSPSLEARVRDIAIATRNTKKNKSLYRNVLMYGPPGTGKTLFAKKLALHSGMDYAIMTGGDVAPMGRDGVTAMHKVFDWASTSRRGLLLFVDEADAFLRKRATEKISEDLRATLNAFLHRTGQHSSKFMLVLASNQPEQFDWAINDRIDEMVSFELPQREERERLVRMYFDKYVLKPATEGKQRLKLAQFDYGKKCSEIAQLTEGMSGREISQLAVAWQAMAYASEDGVLTEAMMDARVQDAIQQHRQKMQWLKAEGSQPPTLRTQAE; encoded by the exons ATGTCCTGGCTCTTCGGCATCAAGGGTTCCAAGGGCGAAGGCACGGGGCCACCTCTGCCCCTGCCGCCCGTACAGCCCGGAGGCGAAGGCAGCGGGGACGGCGGCGCGGGGGACCGGCCGGGGCCCAAGGACAAATGGAGCAACTTCGACCCGACGGGCCTGGAGCGTGCGGCCAAGGCGGCGCGAGAGCTGGAGCACTCGC GACACGCCAAGGAGGCGCTGAGTCTGGCTCAGATGCAGGAGCAGACACTTCAGCTGGAACATCAAGCCAAGCTCAAG GAGTACGAGGCCGCAGTGGAGCAGCTGAAGGGTGATCAGATCCGAGTGCAGGCTGAGGAGCGGAGGAAGACCCTGAGTGAGGAGACGCGGCAGCACCAGGCT AGGGCCCAGTACCAGGACAAGCTGGCCCGGCAGCGCTACGAGGACCAGCTAAAGCAGCAG CAACTTCTCAATGAGGAAAACTTACGGAAGCAAGAGGAATCTGTGCAGAAACAGGAGGCCCTGCGGCGAG CCACCGTGGAGCGGGAGATGGAGCTGCGGCACAAGAATGAGATGCTGCGGGTGGAGGCCGAGGCGCGCGCCCGGGCCAAGGCCGAGCGCGAGAACGCTGATATCATCCGAGAGCAGATCCGCCTGAAGGCCGCTGAGCACCGCCAGACCATCCTAGAGTCCATCAG GACAGCAGGCACCCTGTTTGGTGAAGGGTTCCGTGCCTTTGTGACAGACTGGGACAAAGTGACAGCCACG GTGGCCGGGCTGACGCTGCTGGCTGTTGGGATCTATTCCGCCAAGAACGCCACGTCCGTAGCAGGGCGGTACATTGAGGCCCGGCTGGGGAAGCCGTCCCTGGTGCGGGAGACATCTCGCATCACGGTGCTGGAGGCGCTGAGGCACCCCATACAG GTCAGCAGGCGCCTCCTCAGTAAACCTCAGGACGCGTTGGAGGGTGTTGTCCTCAGC CCCAGCCTGGAGGCTCGCGTGCGGGACATTGCCATCGCCACAAGGAACACCAAGAAGAACAAAAGTCTGTACCGAAATGTTCTGATGTACGGGCCACCCGGTACGGGCAAAACGCTGTTTGCCAAG AAACTGGCGCTGCACTCCGGTATGGACTACGCCATCATGACGGGCGGGGATGTGGCCCCCATGGGGCGGGACGGCGTGACGGCCATGCACAAGGTCTTCGACTGGGCCAGCACCAGCCGGCGAGG CCTCCTGCTCTTCGTGGACGAAGCGGACGCCTTTCTCAGGAAGCGAGCGACT GAGAAGATCAGTGAGGACCTCAGGGCCACCCTGAACGCCTTCCTGCACCGCACGGGCCAGCACAGCAGCAA GTTCATGCTGGTCCTGGCCAGCAACCAGCCCGAGCAATTCGACTGGGCCATCAACGACCGCATCGATGAGATGGTCAGCTTTGAGCTGCCGCAGCGGGAGGAGCGGGAGCGCCTGGTGAGAATGTATTTTGACAAGTATGTTCTTAAACCGGCTACAGAAGGAAAGCA GCGCTTGAAGCTGGCCCAGTTTGACTATGGAAAGAAGTGCTCGGAGATTGCGCAGCTGACGGAGGGCATGTCAGGCCGGGAGATCTCTCAGCTCGCTGTGGCGTGGCAG GCCATGGCATATGCCTCTGAGGACGGGGTCCTCACTGAGGCCATGATGGACGCCCGGGTTCAGGATGCCATCCAGCAACACAGGCAGAAGATGCAGTGGCTGAAGGCAGAGGGGAGCCAGCCGCCAACCCTGCGCACACAAGCTGAGTGA
- the ATAD3A gene encoding ATPase family AAA domain-containing protein 3 isoform X3, whose product MSWLFGIKGSKGEGTGPPLPLPPVQPGGEGSGDGGAGDRPGPKDKWSNFDPTGLERAAKAARELEHSRHAKEALSLAQMQEQTLQLEHQAKLKEYEAAVEQLKGDQIRVQAEERRKTLSEETRQHQARAQYQDKLARQRYEDQLKQQQLLNEENLRKQEESVQKQEALRRATVEREMELRHKNEMLRVEAEARARAKAERENADIIREQIRLKAAEHRQTILESIRTAGTLFGEGFRAFVTDWDKVTATVAGLTLLAVGIYSAKNATSVAGRYIEARLGKPSLVRETSRITVLEALRHPIQVSRRLLSKPQDALEGVVLSPSLEARVRDIAIATRNTKKNKSLYRNVLMYGPPGTGKTLFAKKLALHSGMDYAIMTGGDVAPMGRDGVTAMHKVFDWASTSRRGLLLFVDEADAFLRKRATEKISEDLRATLNAFLHRTGQHSSKFMLVLASNQPEQFDWAINDRIDEMVSFELPQREERERLASLRNSSQALEAGPV is encoded by the exons ATGTCCTGGCTCTTCGGCATCAAGGGTTCCAAGGGCGAAGGCACGGGGCCACCTCTGCCCCTGCCGCCCGTACAGCCCGGAGGCGAAGGCAGCGGGGACGGCGGCGCGGGGGACCGGCCGGGGCCCAAGGACAAATGGAGCAACTTCGACCCGACGGGCCTGGAGCGTGCGGCCAAGGCGGCGCGAGAGCTGGAGCACTCGC GACACGCCAAGGAGGCGCTGAGTCTGGCTCAGATGCAGGAGCAGACACTTCAGCTGGAACATCAAGCCAAGCTCAAG GAGTACGAGGCCGCAGTGGAGCAGCTGAAGGGTGATCAGATCCGAGTGCAGGCTGAGGAGCGGAGGAAGACCCTGAGTGAGGAGACGCGGCAGCACCAGGCT AGGGCCCAGTACCAGGACAAGCTGGCCCGGCAGCGCTACGAGGACCAGCTAAAGCAGCAG CAACTTCTCAATGAGGAAAACTTACGGAAGCAAGAGGAATCTGTGCAGAAACAGGAGGCCCTGCGGCGAG CCACCGTGGAGCGGGAGATGGAGCTGCGGCACAAGAATGAGATGCTGCGGGTGGAGGCCGAGGCGCGCGCCCGGGCCAAGGCCGAGCGCGAGAACGCTGATATCATCCGAGAGCAGATCCGCCTGAAGGCCGCTGAGCACCGCCAGACCATCCTAGAGTCCATCAG GACAGCAGGCACCCTGTTTGGTGAAGGGTTCCGTGCCTTTGTGACAGACTGGGACAAAGTGACAGCCACG GTGGCCGGGCTGACGCTGCTGGCTGTTGGGATCTATTCCGCCAAGAACGCCACGTCCGTAGCAGGGCGGTACATTGAGGCCCGGCTGGGGAAGCCGTCCCTGGTGCGGGAGACATCTCGCATCACGGTGCTGGAGGCGCTGAGGCACCCCATACAG GTCAGCAGGCGCCTCCTCAGTAAACCTCAGGACGCGTTGGAGGGTGTTGTCCTCAGC CCCAGCCTGGAGGCTCGCGTGCGGGACATTGCCATCGCCACAAGGAACACCAAGAAGAACAAAAGTCTGTACCGAAATGTTCTGATGTACGGGCCACCCGGTACGGGCAAAACGCTGTTTGCCAAG AAACTGGCGCTGCACTCCGGTATGGACTACGCCATCATGACGGGCGGGGATGTGGCCCCCATGGGGCGGGACGGCGTGACGGCCATGCACAAGGTCTTCGACTGGGCCAGCACCAGCCGGCGAGG CCTCCTGCTCTTCGTGGACGAAGCGGACGCCTTTCTCAGGAAGCGAGCGACT GAGAAGATCAGTGAGGACCTCAGGGCCACCCTGAACGCCTTCCTGCACCGCACGGGCCAGCACAGCAGCAA GTTCATGCTGGTCCTGGCCAGCAACCAGCCCGAGCAATTCGACTGGGCCATCAACGACCGCATCGATGAGATGGTCAGCTTTGAGCTGCCGCAGCGGGAGGAGCGGGAGCGCCTG GCATCACTCAGGAACTCCTCACAGGCGCTTGAAGCTGGCCCAGTTTGA
- the ATAD3A gene encoding ATPase family AAA domain-containing protein 3 isoform X4 yields the protein MSWLFGIKGSKGEGTGPPLPLPPVQPGGEGSGDGGAGDRPGPKDKWSNFDPTGLERAAKAARELEHSRHAKEALSLAQMQEQTLQLEHQAKLKEYEAAVEQLKGDQIRVQAEERRKTLSEETRQHQARAQYQDKLARQRYEDQLKQQQLLNEENLRKQEESVQKQEALRRATVEREMELRHKNEMLRVEAEARARAKAERENADIIREQIRLKAAEHRQTILESIRTAGTLFGEGFRAFVTDWDKVTATVAGLTLLAVGIYSAKNATSVAGRYIEARLGKPSLVRETSRITVLEALRHPIQVSRRLLSKPQDALEGVVLSPSLEARVRDIAIATRNTKKNKSLYRNVLMYGPPGTGKTLFAKKLALHSGMDYAIMTGGDVAPMGRDGVTAMHKVFDWASTSRRGLLLFVDEADAFLRKRATEKISEDLRATLNAFLHRTGQHSSKFMLVLASNQPEQFDWAINDRIDEMVSFELPQREERERLALEAGPV from the exons ATGTCCTGGCTCTTCGGCATCAAGGGTTCCAAGGGCGAAGGCACGGGGCCACCTCTGCCCCTGCCGCCCGTACAGCCCGGAGGCGAAGGCAGCGGGGACGGCGGCGCGGGGGACCGGCCGGGGCCCAAGGACAAATGGAGCAACTTCGACCCGACGGGCCTGGAGCGTGCGGCCAAGGCGGCGCGAGAGCTGGAGCACTCGC GACACGCCAAGGAGGCGCTGAGTCTGGCTCAGATGCAGGAGCAGACACTTCAGCTGGAACATCAAGCCAAGCTCAAG GAGTACGAGGCCGCAGTGGAGCAGCTGAAGGGTGATCAGATCCGAGTGCAGGCTGAGGAGCGGAGGAAGACCCTGAGTGAGGAGACGCGGCAGCACCAGGCT AGGGCCCAGTACCAGGACAAGCTGGCCCGGCAGCGCTACGAGGACCAGCTAAAGCAGCAG CAACTTCTCAATGAGGAAAACTTACGGAAGCAAGAGGAATCTGTGCAGAAACAGGAGGCCCTGCGGCGAG CCACCGTGGAGCGGGAGATGGAGCTGCGGCACAAGAATGAGATGCTGCGGGTGGAGGCCGAGGCGCGCGCCCGGGCCAAGGCCGAGCGCGAGAACGCTGATATCATCCGAGAGCAGATCCGCCTGAAGGCCGCTGAGCACCGCCAGACCATCCTAGAGTCCATCAG GACAGCAGGCACCCTGTTTGGTGAAGGGTTCCGTGCCTTTGTGACAGACTGGGACAAAGTGACAGCCACG GTGGCCGGGCTGACGCTGCTGGCTGTTGGGATCTATTCCGCCAAGAACGCCACGTCCGTAGCAGGGCGGTACATTGAGGCCCGGCTGGGGAAGCCGTCCCTGGTGCGGGAGACATCTCGCATCACGGTGCTGGAGGCGCTGAGGCACCCCATACAG GTCAGCAGGCGCCTCCTCAGTAAACCTCAGGACGCGTTGGAGGGTGTTGTCCTCAGC CCCAGCCTGGAGGCTCGCGTGCGGGACATTGCCATCGCCACAAGGAACACCAAGAAGAACAAAAGTCTGTACCGAAATGTTCTGATGTACGGGCCACCCGGTACGGGCAAAACGCTGTTTGCCAAG AAACTGGCGCTGCACTCCGGTATGGACTACGCCATCATGACGGGCGGGGATGTGGCCCCCATGGGGCGGGACGGCGTGACGGCCATGCACAAGGTCTTCGACTGGGCCAGCACCAGCCGGCGAGG CCTCCTGCTCTTCGTGGACGAAGCGGACGCCTTTCTCAGGAAGCGAGCGACT GAGAAGATCAGTGAGGACCTCAGGGCCACCCTGAACGCCTTCCTGCACCGCACGGGCCAGCACAGCAGCAA GTTCATGCTGGTCCTGGCCAGCAACCAGCCCGAGCAATTCGACTGGGCCATCAACGACCGCATCGATGAGATGGTCAGCTTTGAGCTGCCGCAGCGGGAGGAGCGGGAGCGCCTG GCGCTTGAAGCTGGCCCAGTTTGA
- the VWA1 gene encoding von Willebrand factor A domain-containing protein 1 precursor: protein MLPWTVIGLALSLRLARSGAERGLPASALQGDLLFLLDSSASVSHYEFNRVREFLGRLAALLPVGPGALRASLVHVGSRPHTEFPFGQHSSGSAVQDAIRAAAQRMGDTNTGLALAYAKKQLFAKAAGARPGVPKVLVWVTDGGSSDPVGPPMQELKDLGVTVFIVSTGRGNLLELSAAASAPAEKHLHFVDVDDLHIITQALRGSILDAMWPQQLHASEVTSSGFRLAWPSLLTADSGYYVLELAPSTDPGAARRQQLPGNATGWAWTGLDSDTDYDVALVPESNVRLLRSQHLRVRTLPEETGPELIVVSHTRPRSLRVSWAPALGPDAALGYHVQVGPLRGGAAQSVEVPAGENSTTLQGLAPGTAYLVTVTAAFRSGRERALSAKACTPEGERSRAPRPQPQRTGGREP, encoded by the exons ATGCTGCCCTGGACGGTGATCGGCCTGGCCCTGAGCCTGCGGCTGGCGCGGAGCGGCGCGGAACGTG GCCTTCCGGCATCTGCCCTTCAGGGGGACCTGCTGTTTCTGTTGGACAGTTCAGCCAGCGTGTCTCATTATGAGTTTAACCGAGTTCGGGAGTTTTTGGGGCGGCTGGCGGCCCTGCTGCCCGTGGGTCCTGGGGCCCTGCGTGCCAGCCTGGTGCACGTGGGCAGCCGACCACACACCGAGTTCCCCTTCGGCCAGCACAGCTCAGGCTCAGCCGTCCAGGATGCCATACGGGCTGCAGCCCAGCGCATGGGCGACACCAACACTGGCCTGGCACTGGCATACGCCAAGAAGCAACTGTTTGCCAAGGCGGCAGGGGCCCGGCCAGGAGTGCCCAAGGTGCTGGTGTGGGTGACAGACGGCGGCTCCAGCGACCCCGTGGGGCCCCCCATGCAGGAGCTGAAGGACCTGGGGGTCACCGTCTTCATCGTCAGCACTGGTCGGGGCAACCTCCTGGAGCTGTCTGCTGCCGCTTCGGCCCCCGCTGAGAAACACCTGCATTTTGTGGATGTGGACGACCTGCACATCATCACCCAGGCACTGAGGGGCTCCATCCTCG ATGCGATGTGGCCACAGCAGCTCCATGCCTCCGAGGTTACGTCCAGCGGCTTCCGCCTGGCCTGGCCGTCCCTACTGACGGCAGACTCAGGCTATTACGTGTTGGAACTGGCGCCCAGCACGGATCCGGGGGCCGCGCGCCGTCAGCAGCTGCCAGGGAACGCCACGGGCTGGGCCTGGACCGGTCTGGACTCAGACACGGACTACGACGTAGCCCTGGTGCCGGAGTCCAACGTGCGGCTCTTAAGATCACAGCACCTACGGGTGCGCACGCTGCCAG AGGAGACCGGGCCGGAGCTCATCGTCGTCTCGCACACCAGGCCGCGCAGCTTGCGCGTGAGCTGGGCCCCGGCGCTTGGCCCGGACGCCGCGCTCGGTTACCACGTGCAGGTCGGGCCcctgcggggcggggcggcgcagAGCGTGGAGGTGCCCGCGGGCGAGAACAGCACCACGCTTCAGGGCCTGGCGCCCGGCACCGCCTACCTGGTGACCGTGACCGCAGCCTTCCGCTCGGGCCGCGAGAGGGCGCTGTCAGCTAAGGCCTGCACGCCCGAAGGCGAGCGCAGCCGTGCCCCGCGTCCCCAGCCGCAGAGGACTGGGGGCCGGGAACCGTGA
- the TMEM88B gene encoding transmembrane protein 88B encodes MSDQERETEEDEGGDPSDTAPMLPQRLPDHQASDLMSPGWASLAARGLGTLLFQGWALARLLLHLLLPAAVFLLVLLPAAAVVYLGFLCHSRVHPAPRPACRALLSDRGSAAVIVLGFLSLPPLLVLASAARARLARRLHSLLPPPTWSPGPHRQSDGEKQLCAWV; translated from the exons ATGAGTGAtcaggagagggagacagaggaggatGAGGGAGGAGACCCTTCAGACACAGCACCCATGCTGCCCCAGAGGCTTCCTGACCACCAGGCTTCAGACCTGATGTCCCCAGGGTGGGCAAGCCTGGCTGCCCGAGGCCTGGGGACCCTGCTGTTCCAAGGATGGGCCTTGGCCCGGCTCCTGCTCCACCTGCTGCTGCCTGCAGCTGTGttcctgctggtgctgctgcctGCAGCTGCCGTCGTGTACCTGGGATTCCTGTGTCACTCGAGG GTCCACCCGGCGCCCCGCCCCGCGTGCCGCGCGCTGCTGTCCGACCGCGGCTCCGCGGCAGTCATTGTGTTGGGCTTCCTCTCGCTGCCTCCGCTGCTGGTGCTCGCCTCGGCCGCTCGCGCCCGCCTGGCACGACGCCTCCACTCGCTGCTGCCGCCCCCTACTTGGAGCCCCGGACCCCACCGCCAGTCCGACGGGGAGAAGCAGCTCTGCGCCTGGGTGTGA